In the genome of Nitrospira sp., the window CGCAGTTTCGCGACATCCATGTCGGATACGCCGATAGCTACATCCATCGCCAACACCAAATCCATGCCAGCAACCCCAGCGCCGTAGGGACTGGTGGCACCCCTTTCATGGCCTATCTCCAGAAGCACTTGGACGAAACCAGGCGCGCGATCGCTGACTAGATCTACTAACCGACATGTCGTTTTGCATGACCCGCGATGCGTTGCGTTCACCATGCATCTGGTCGACAAAACAAGAAGTACTAAGTGGGGATGTGCGTGCCATCGTTAACGGGCATCCATAATTGATTCGGCTGGCCTCTGGCCGGATCTGGGACGGACATAGAAAAGGGGGCGACAAAGGTCGCCCCCCCATATACCGCGATTTTGAAAGATCTCTCTATTTGGCAGGAAGCTTGACGCTGACGGCACCTCCCAGGTCACCTTCGTTCGCGCCCTCTTTCTTGTAGCCGGAGACATCCGTCTCGCCTTTTGGCCCACCGTGGCAGCCCATGCAACCTTTGCCGTAAAACAACGGCAGCATCACTCGAACATCTCCGCCGACGGGCTCACTCATGATCTTGTCTCCCTGGCGTGGATAGCCGGGATCGCCGAGCTTTTTCATCATTCCGGCTTCAAAGGCATCTGCCTTATTCTTTGGGTTTCGGAGCAAGGTATCGGTCGTCGTCTGCTTCATGTAGATGCTCGTCTTGGCGCTGAACCCTGCAGCTGTCTGCGTTCCAAAGTGCGCCGGTGTAAACCCCTTGTATCCCACACCAGGCTTGTTGATGGTCGCTTGATTATCTGCGACCGTTTGTTTTGCGGCTGCGACGAGTTCCGGAAGAAGTTTCTGCGCCGATCCAGGAACACCGCTTGTTTTCAAATTACCTAAATCCACTCCAGTTCGCGCCTTGAATTTCTCCGCAAGCTGTTGGGCGAATACATCAGGTGTAAACCCCTTGTCCCCTTTGCTCGCATCATTGATCAACGGCTGATTGGCCGCAACGGCGCCACGCCCGGCGTCCAGCAGGATGGCCAGAAGGCGACCGGTTTCAACCGCGTCATCCCCCGCAAAGACCGACAGTGGGCCAAGCACCGAAGCGAGAAACACTCCGAGTGCCGGAAGTAATCTTCGTCGGATCATAGATCCTCCTCGATTGACAGGTTGGACTGACTGAGTGCCAGGAAACAGATAGGTCCGAGAAAAGAAGATGAAGCGAATGAAAGAATGACGTTCACTATACGCCGACTACACTGGCAACACTAGAGCTATTCGGTCGTGGCAGTGAAGGATTGGCTCTATTATATTAATTGAGTTCTCACGACTTCAATGCATCCTCCAGCGAGGATCTCGGAAATCAGATCACTTCTCGAAGATCATGTCGTGGGCAGCCCCATCAACAAGAGGAGAAGGCCCCCTTTTCATTCTATGACCATTGACTGAACTGAACACCTGGCGTATCGTTTCACACACTCAACTTACCTCTGAGGTCTCACCATGCAGGCTGCTTCAGCCTATGACCCTCGCCTCGCACGGGATCTGATCCTCGACGAGCTATTCGATCTTTCCCTCTACAAAGCCCTTCGAGGTGTGACTGAACCGGACGTCCATGACACGCTGGATGAATTGATCAAGGTTGAAACCGCGCATCTCGCCTTCTGGCAGCGATTCTTCAATCTCAAACTGGAGCAGCTCGACCTCGGACGGCGTATCAAATTATCCGTCATGATGCTGGTCTGCCGGCTCTTCGGCTCGACGGCCGTCCACCTGGTCCTCGAAGCGATCGAAGTGCACGGGGTGCGGAAGTACCTGGCCCTCTGGCGGGCCTACCAGGGCAAACCGCTGGCCGAGGCCTTGCGCGGAATTCTCATGGATGAATTCAAGCATGAAGACGTGCTCGTCACGGCACTCACGCAGCGAAAGATCAATCCTGAGAAGATCCGCAATATTTTCCTTGGACTGAATGACGGCCTGGTGGAGATTCTTGGCGCGGTGAGCGGATTCTTCGGAGCCTTCGGCAGCACGACGATGGTGCTGATCGCCGCTTCGACCACGGCCGTCGCGGGGGCCCTGTCGATGGCCGCCGGTGCATTCCTGGCGCTTAATTCTGAGAAAGAAGTGAAATCGACCGAAGTCGCAAAGAAGCTTTTTCTAGGCGAGGAATCTGAATTTACCCCGATGGAAGAACAACCGCTGTCATCGGCGCTGGTGGTCGGCTCAGCCTACCTGCTGGGCGCCATCGTCCCGGTGTTCCCCGTGCTGATCGGCGCCACCGATGCGCTGTTTTCCATCCTGACGGCCGGCCTCATGGTGGTGCTCGTCTCGACGATTCTATCGTTCCTGTCCGGCATGGACATCAAACGACGCATCGTGCTCAACCTGGTGATCATCACCGTGGCGGTCAGCATCAGCTATGGGATCGGAATCGTTGCAAAAAACTACTGGGGGATTGCGCTGTAGGTTCTATCGTGCGGAAAACATAGGAAGCTCGCGTGATCCTTCCGCCTCTCGTTGAATACGCTCCCGTTCAGCCCGGGAGGCTTCCAGCACATCGTGCAGCATCTCATCCGTCATTTGCGTCATCTGCGCCGCCGCATCTTTCATGTCGGCGTGCTCGACCGCGCGCGAGAGCACTTCTGATTTGGTCGCGCCCTTTTTCTGACCCATAAAGGGTTTGGTAATCAGAAATACCACGTCACGCACCGGCATGAACCGCAAAAATCGACGGAGCAAACGAATCGTCTGGATCGGGTAACAGAAGAGCTTGTACATGAACAACTTCTGCAACCCCTTCTGCCGCACACGATTGATGGTTTCTCCCGGCAGACAGGTCGGATCGATTTCAGAGCACTTGAAGTACTTGTACCAATCAGTCGATTCCTGCACCAGCCCGCGCTTCACATATTCCTGCCACAGCGGAGTCCCGCGGTAGACACAGAGCCGGTTGAAGCCGAATGTATCCAGCGGCAGCTTGGCGGCGAAGTCAAACGTGGCCTTCATATCTTCGACGGTTTCGTCTGGATTGCCGACGGTGAAGAATCCGTGCACGATCTCGATGCCGGCCTTCTTGGCGTTCTTGACCGCCGTCGTCACTTCCGCCAGCGTCTGCTCTTTCTTCAACCGGTCGAGGATCTTCTGACTGCCGCTCTCGATCCCGAACATAACCGTGCGGCAATGGGCCTTGGCCATCGCGGGAAAGAGATGCTGGGCGACGGAATCGACCCGCCCTTCAATGCCCCACTGAATGGTCAGCTTCTCATCCATCGCCCCTTGGCAAATGGCCTCGATCCGCTTCGGCTGAAGCAGAAAATGATCGTCCACGAAATAGACCGAGCCATAGCCATGCTCTTCGAGATACTTGAGCTCGGCGACCACATGCGCAGGCGTTCGTGCCCGCCACTTGCCCTCGTTGAAAATCGGAATGTCGCAAAATACGCAAGGCCAGGGGCAGCCGCGCGAGGTCTGCATCGTCGTAAATCGTTCCATCGACAGCACCGCCGGCACATCCAACGGCATCGACTCAATGAAGTCGAGTTTCAAGCTCTCTCGATCAGGGAAGGGCCACTGGTCCAAATGGCGTTCCATCGGACGGTTTGGATTGTGCACGACTTTCCCGTCCTTCATCCACGTCAAGCTGGCCACGGCTTCCGGGCTGTCAAAATTCGCGAGCAGATCAAGCAACAGCTGCTCACCGTCGCCACGACAAACATAATCGACTTCGGGGCACTGCAATTTGACCAGCGGGGCATTGAGACTGGCAAAGACGCCGCCGAAGGCCAGTTTTACTTTTGGATTGGTCGCGCGAATCTGCCGTGCAAGAATTTTGGCGTAGGGATAACTGGTCGTACTCAGGAAGCTCAGGCCGACGAGGTCCGGCTGCTCGCGATTGATCTGATCAATGATGACGTCGTTCGGCGTGTCGGGATTCGCCTGATCGAACATCACGCACTCGTGCCCGGCCTGCTTCACAACGGACGAGAGCGACATGATACCGATGGGCGGGAAACCCATGACACGGATATTGCCGTTTTTCGCGCGGGTTTTCGCCGGAAGCGCGTAGAACTGGGGATCGCGGACGTGGATGAGAAAAACTCGCAGACAGACTCCTTGGTTCGACTTCAACTACCACTGAGTGCGCGGACACCGGAAGGATGCGGCAGAAAGAGCAGGGGTTACAATCAACAGGTGCAATCCCTAGCGTGAGACTAACACGATATCAGGTTGGGGGAAAGCGGATATTTCTCTTGAAGACTCCGCTGGAGCGATGCCCTGCGAGTGCGGAAGATAGGGACTGAAACAGATCGGGGGTGCTGAGCGACGCTCGGCACCCCCGATCACCACACACCGATAGAAATGATTAGCGGCCCAACGCGAGCTTGATGGCGTTGCCGATCTCTGCCGGATTCTTCACGACCTTCACACCGGCTGACTCGAGCGTCTTCATCTTTTCAGCTGCCGTGCCCTTACCGCCGGAGACGATGGCACCGGCGTGGCCCATGCGGCGGCCTGGAGGAGCCGTGATGCCGGCGATAAAACTCACGACCGGCTTCTTCACATTCTTCTTGATGAACTCAGCGGCTTTCTCTTCGGCATCGCCACCGATTTCACCGATCATCACGATCCCCTGGGTCTCGGGATCTTTCTCGAACAACGCTAATACATCGACGAAGCCGGTTCCATTGACCGGATCGCCCCCGATCCCCACGCAGGTAGTTTCGCCAAGACCTAAGGTCGACAGCTGGTGCACCGCTTCATAGGTGAGGGTCCCGCTGCGCGAGACGACACCGACGATGCCCTTCTTATGGATAAATCCTGGCATGATCCCGATCTTCGCTTCATCGACCGTAATCACGCCCGGGCAATTCGGCCCGATCAATCGCACATCGCGGCCATGTAACGCTCGCTTCACCTTCACCATGTCGTTCACCGGAATACCTTCGGTGATACAGATGATCAGCTTCACCCCGGCATCGGCGGCTTCCAGAATCGCATCGGCGCAGAAAGGCGGCGGCACGAAAATCAGCGATGTGTCACAGCCCTCTTTCTTGACCGCATCCCGTACTGTATTGAACACGGGAATGCCTTCAACTTCCTGTCCCGCCTTCCCGGGAGTGACACCGGCAACGACCTTCGTGCCATACGCCTTGCATTGCGTCGCATGGAACGAGCCTTCCTTGCCCGTGATCCCCTGCACTACCACTCGCGTGTTTTTATTAACGAGAATTGACATAGATTGATCCTTCTTTTCGTTTTACTGCTCTAGAAGATGCCTTTTGCGTGAGATTCATCAATCGTCAGACGGTGCAGATCATAATGCGCACTCTTTACAACGTCTTCGGGTTCATCCGAAAAGGGCATAGCAAAAATCAGGAATATTTGAATCCAGAATCCCAACTCTTCCTTTTTGTCAATATTCGCAAGCACCTTCTGATCTCGACCCTTATACACGGTCTTGGTGATCAAGTCCTCTGACGCGTATCCGGGAATCATGCCAAAGGTAAATCCGGAGATAAAGCCAGAGAGAAACGCCAGCCCTTCACTCCCCTCCTCGACAATAGAAATATCCGCCCTGATATCGGCCGACTCACCTTCCACAGACACTGAAGAAAACAATCCGGATTCTGTGTATGCTTTCGCAGCCTGTTCTCGAAACAGCTTTGCAGTAGCCTGTGTGGTTTCTGGGATCGTCCCATCAGAATCTGCACCTCTACTCACATTCAAGCTGATGGACTTCTTCCCCAATGATGGCGGTTGAGGAGGCCATTGAGCAGGTGGCTTCAGATCCCCCTCCCGAACCATAAGGCATCCCGACAGGCTCAAGATGAGAAAGACTATTGGGAGGATCTTTCGAAAACTTCTCACGCTGCTTTTCCCGTCAGCTTCACAATCTTTCGCGCCGCTTCCTACAAGTCGTTGGGTATCTCCAATTTCAAGCCGGACTCCGCCAACAGTTTGCGGCCTTCTTCCTGGTTCGCCCCTTCACAGACTCCCGTTTCTAAAAAAGGCCCTTCTGGTGCGCATCCTCAATGGTGGCTCGGTGCATGTCATACTGCGCAGCACTCAGCTTTGCCGCAGGACTGTCAGCAAACGGCATAGCAAACAGCAAGAAGAACTGAATCCAAAACCCCATCCCTTGGCGCTGCTCGATCGTCCCGACCTCTTTCGACTGGCGATCTCTATAACTCGTTCGCGTCGCGAGATCTTGAGCAACATACCCGGGTATCATGGTAAACGTAATCGCGGATACGGCCGCGGACCAGGAAAGACCCTCGTCTCCCGCCTCGATCACTGCAATGTCTGCATGCAAATCCGCGGGCGCACCGTTCATGATAACGGAAGAAAACACACCGGAATCAAGATAGGCCTTGACCGCCTGCTCACGGGAATCGCCGAGCCCTTCCTTCCCCTGAGGACCGATTCCGGCGACATGGAGCGCAATGGACTTTTTCGCCGGCTGAACCGACTGCGGTGCGTGCTGCCCCGACACCGATGACGCCCCATCCCGGACCATGAGGCATCCGGAAGCGCTCAACGACAGGAGGACAAATGTGATGATGACCCAGGGCATTTTCTACACACAACCTTCCACGCACGCGCCGGCCCATGAACCGAAACTTTCTCACAGAAATAAATGCAGGCCCCGCCTACGCCGCTTTTCCGGTCAGCTTCACAATCTTCTGCGCCGCTTCCCACAAGTCGTTGGCCACTTCGAGTTTCAAGCCGGACTCAGCCAATAGCTTGCGACCTTCTTCCGCATTCGTTCCCTGCAAGCGAACCACCAGCGGCACCGTGATCTTCACTTCCTTGGCCGCTTCGATCACGCCGTTGGCAATGCGCTCGCAGCGCACGATGCCGCCGAAAATGTTGATGAAGATGCCCTTGACGTTCGGATCCTTGAGGAGAATCCGGAATCCGGCTGCCACCGTCTCTTTGGTCGCGCCGCCGCCGACATCCAGAAAGTTCGCCGGCTCGCTGCCCGCCAGCTTGATCACATCCATCGTCGCCATGGCCAGACCCGCGCCGTTGACCATGCAACCGATGTTGCCGTCCAGCTTGACGTAATTCAGATTGCTCGCACCGGCTTCGATTTCCAGCGGCTCTTCTTCGTTGAGATCGCGCATCTGCTGAACATCGGCATGCTTGAACAGCGCGTTGTCGTCGAAGGACACTTTGCCGTCGAGGGCGACGATCGTCTTTTCTTTGGTGATGATGAGCGGGTTGATCTCGACCATCGCCGCGTGCTTTTCCATAAACATGCGATAGAGATTCCCCATCATCTGGATGAAGGGATTCATCACGGCCGGTTCGATCGTATTGAGACCGAGGGCAAACGCCACGTTGCGTCCGTTGTAGCCCTGGAATCCCACGGCGGGATCGATCAATTCCTTGATGATCTTTTCGGGTGTCTTTTCCGCGACCTCTTCGATTTCCATCCCGCCTTCGGTGCTGGCGATGAAGACGGGCCAACCGGAATCGCGATCCACCAGGATGCTCAAATACAATTCCTTGCTGATGTTCGCGCCTTCTTCGAGCAGGAGCCGATGGACCTGACGGCCTTTGGGACCGGTCTGGTGAGTCACCAGCGTCTTGCCGATCAGCTCCTTGGCCAGGCCTGCCACCGCCGCCTTATCCTTGGTGATCTTGACGCCGCCCGCCTTGCCGCGGCCGCCCGCATGGATCTGCGCCTTCACGACGAATACGGGCGTGTTCAGCTCGTTGGCCCAGGCCGTCGCCGCTTCCGGAGATGTCACTTCTTTTCCGCGTGGGACCGGCACCCCGAACTGCGCAAACAACTGCTTCGCCTGAAACTCATGCACATTCATGCTGTACTCCTCTTAGCTCTCTTTTCTGGTGTAGGCCGGGAGGACCATGGGCGAGATCACATTGCTCAGATTGCCGTGCTTTTTCGCATCGGCCCGGAACCGCTGCAGATGCTGCACGGTGAGCTTCCCCTGCTTCATCGAGCCGGCCCGCCCGGCGGCCGTCAATCCCGAGCGCTTGCCGAAGACCATCAGGTCGAGCAACGAATTCCCCATCAATCGATTGCGTCCGTGGAGGCCTCCGGAGGCTTCGCCGGCCACGAACAAATTCTTCACGTTGGTTTCAGAATTCGTATCGATCTTCACGCCGCCGTTCTGATAGTGCAGCGTCGGATAGATCAACACCGGATCTTTGCTGATATCGATGCCGAACCGGTCGAACTGCATCAGCATCGCCGGGAAGTGTTTCTCAACAGTGCCGGGTCCGTGCTCTACATCAAGCAGCGGCGTGTCCAGCCAGACACCCACCCGGCCCGACATCGTACGAATACCGCGGCCCTCTTCGCACTCGCGGATGATGGAGGACGAGACGACGTCGCGGGTGTCGAGCTCGTTCACGAACCGTTCGCCCTTGGCATTGACCAGATGACCGCCTTCGGAACGAATTCCTTCGGTCACCAACTGTCCCACCAACTGCTCGGGGAAAACCGCGCCGGAGGGGTGATATTGGAACGTATCGATGTGCGCCAGCTTGGCACCCATGCGGTAAGAGAGACAGAGCCCGTCGCCGGTCGCACCGTAGTGATTGCTGGTCGGGAATCCTTGGATGTGGAGACGGCCGATCCCGCCGGTCGCGAGGATCACCGACTTTGCGGCCACGACGACATACCGGTGATTGTCCAAATCCTTGAAAATGGCGCCGCTGCACTGACCGTTCTCATCGCTGAGCAACTCCACCGCTGCGCAGAATTCCAACATCTGGATTTTTTGATTCAGCACTTCGTCCTTGAGCACCCGCATGATCTCCAGACCGGTATAGTCCGAGCAGGTCAGAAGCCGCGGCTTGGAGCTGCCGCCGCCTTTTTTTACATGCAGATTTCCATCGGCTTGGCGATCGAACAACACCCCCAGTTCGATGAGCCACTTGGCGATCGCAGGTCCGTCATCCACCATGGTCTTCAACAGATCATGGTCGTTGTGCATGTGGCCGCCCTTGAGGGTATCGAGGAAATGCGTGACCGGAGAATCCTCCGGCGCCACGGAGATCTGCATCCCGCCCTGCGCCATCACGCTATTGGAATCGCCCAGTCTGAGCTTGGTGGCCAGAATGACTTTTGCGCCGGCTCCGTGCGCGTGCAGCGCCGCAGCGCAACCGGCCCCGCCGCCGCCGATCACTAACACATCGGTGGTGTAGTCCGGAGTCAGATCCACATCGTCCTGGATCAGGCTGTCTCCTTCGAGCAACGTCGCCAACTCGACGACCGTCTTCTCGTCGATATTGGGACCGAACCGGATCGGACGATAGGCACTCGCCCGATAGTCCGGGTGATACTTGTGAATCAGCTGATCGCGATCGGCAGGAGAAAACTTGGGAAGGGTTTGCTTCCGGCGAGCATCCCGAGTTTTGTGCACAATCTGTTGGAGCGCGTGAATATCCATCTCGGGTAGCCTCGGCAATAAAACTATTTTACGGTCGCACAGTGGTCGGCGAGTTCCTTCTCACTCATGGCAAGAACCTTCTTCCACTCATCGTTGAATCGTCCGTCCTGAATTTCTTTAATGCGGGTCTCCAGCCCTTGGGCCTTTTCCGTAAAATGCGCCCCCTGCGCACGGCTCACATAGAGCGCCACCAGATTGGGCGCAATGTCGGCGATGCAAACCGGTGTGCACATACCGCACATGACACAGTCCATAAACATCTCGGACACGCTCTTGAAGTCTCCGAAGACGGCTTTCCAGACGCCTTCGCGGACATCGATCTTCTGGGGACAGGCTTCGGTGCAGGCGTTACAATTCCGGCAGAGCGGGGCTTCAGGATAAAGATTGAACAGGTCCTGTTTGGGATCTTTGAGCGTTTGGATGTCGTAGGTCGCCTTCCGCGCGGGAAACGGCGGCATGATCGTGAACGACATCCCGTCCTGCACCGCCATCTGGCAGGCCAGGCATGTCCGTACCTTGGGATCGTCCTTCGTTCGATAGTAGGTCGCACAGGCGCCGCAGAACCCGCCGAGACAACCGGCCCCCCGCACCACTTCCTGCCCCGTGTACCACAGAGCCTTGATGACGGTGATGCCCCCCGGCACCTCATACTTCTTGCCGGAGATTTCGATCGAGACCATCCGGGGCTTCATCACCTCAGGCTGATCGATTACGTTGCTGTCTTCTTGTGCCATGCTTCCTCAAACTGGTAAGGGGTGAAGGGTGAGGGGCAGGCGCAAACCAGGCCCCTCACTGCTTACCCCTTACTCCTTACTCGTGCCGTTATGCAATCGCGTCGATGATCTTGTTCAGCGTCGCGCTCGGGCGCATCGCCTTCGAGGATTTCGCATCGTCAGGATGATAGTAACCACCGGTATCGACCGGCTTCCCTTGCGCGGCGATCAATTCACCGGCAATCTTGGCTTCATTGTCCGTCATCTCCTTGGCAACCTTGACGAAACGCGCCGCCAGGTTCTTATCCTGCGTCTGCTGGGCCAATGCCTGCGCCCAGTACAACGCCAGATAGAAATGACTGCCGCGGTTGTCGATTTCGCCGACCTTGCGCGCCGGCGATTTATTGCTCTCAAGGAACTTGGCATTGGCTTGATCGAGGGTGTCCGCCAGCATCTTCGCGGCCGGATTGTTGGCCACTTTGGCCAAATGCTCCAGCGAGGCGGCCAACGCCAGGAACTCGCCGAGCGAGTCCCACCGGAGATAGCCCTCTTCCTGGAACTGCTGCACGTGCTTCGGCGCGGATCCGCCCGCACCGGTCTCGAAGAGACCGCCGCCGTTGAGCAACGGCACAATCGACAGCATCTTGGCGCTGGTGCCGATTTCGAGAATCGGGAACAGGTCCGTCAGATAATCGCGTAACACGTTCCCGGTCACAGAGATCGTGTCCTTGCCTTCCTTGATCCGCTCCAACGAGAGACGCGTGGCATCCGCCGGCGTCATGATCCGGATGTCCAAACCGTTCGTATCGTGCTCCTTCAAATACTGATTCACCTTCGTGATCAGTTGCGCGTCATGCGCGCGATCCTTGTTCAGCCAGAAAATCGCCGGGGCGCCGGTCGCCCGCGCACGAGTCACCGCCAGCTTCACCCAGTCGCGGATCGGGGCATCCTTCACCTGGCACATGCGCCAGATATCGCCCTCTTCGACCTGGTGTTCCAGCAATGTCTTCCCTGTGGCATCCACCACACGGATCGTGCCGTTGCCCGGCACCTTAAAGGTCTTGTCGTGTGAACCGTACTCTTCCGCCGCCTGTGCCATGAGTCCGACGTTGGGCACGCTGCCCATGGTCTTCGGATCGAGGGCGCCGTGCTTCTTGCAGAAATCGATCACCTCACGATAGACCGGCGCATAGCTGGCATCGGGAATGACGCACTTCGCGTCCGCCGCCTTGCCGTCCGGCCCCCACATCTTGCCGCTGTCGCGAATGACCGGCGGCATGGAGGCATCGATGATGATGTCGCTCGGCACGTGCAGATTGGTGATGCCCTTGTCGCTGTTCACCATCGCCATCGGAGGCCGCTGCTTGTACACCGCCTGGATGTCGGCTTCGATCGCCTTACGCTGATCCTCAGGCAAGGCCTTGATCTTCGCATAGAGGTCACCGATGCCGTTGTCCGGATCCACACCCAGCTTTTTGAGCGTCTCGCCGTGCTTCGCAAACACATCTTTGTAGTAGACCGTCACGGCATGACCGAAGATCTTAGGATCCGAGACCTTCATCATCGTAGCCTTCATATGGAGCGAGAACAGCACACCCTGCTTGGCCGCATCCTGAATCTGCTCTTCGAGGAACGTGCGCAACGCCTTGACGCTCATGAAGGTCGCGTCGACCACTTCCCCTGCCTGCAAGGCCACTTTCGGCTTGAGCACCGTGGTCTTGCCGTCCTGGCCCACGAACTCGATCTTGGCATCGGTGGCCGCCGTCGTCGTCATCGACTTCTCATTCGAGAAGAAGTCCCCGCCCTTCATATGGCTGACATGCGATTTGGAGTCCGGACTCCAGGCGCCCATTTTGTGCGGATGTTTCCTCGTGTGGGCCTTGACGGACAAGGGCGCGCGGCGATCCGAGTTGCCTTCGCGCAATACCGGATTGACGGCGCTGCCTTTGACTTTGTCGTAACGGGACTTAATGTCCTTCTCTTTATCGTCCTTCGGATTTTCCGGGTACTCGGGCAGCTTGTAACCCTGGCTCTGTAATTCCTTAATGGCTCCCTGTATCTGGGGCAACGAGGCGCTGATGTTGGGCAACTTGATGATATTGGCTTCCGGCCTCTTGGCCAGTTCGCCCAATTCGGACAGTGCATCCGGCTGCTTTTGCTCCGGCGTCAGGTATTCCGGAAACACCGCGAGGATGCGGCCGGCCAGCGAGATATCCCGCAGTTCCACCGACACACCGGCTGCCTTGCTGAAGGCATTGATGATCGGCAAGAACGAATACGTCGCAAACATCGGCGCTTCATCGGTCTTGGTGTAGATGATCTTGTCCGCTTTTGTGCTCATGGCTCTCCCTCTGCCCCGATTTGTTAGTTCAGCGCGTTCAACGCCGAACCAGCCTTGAACCACGCAATCTGTTGCTCAGTAATGCTGTGGTTCGCCTGGATGGTGAGCGCCTTGCCATCCGTCTTGTGTATCGTCACCTGCACCGGCTTGCCGGGAGCCAAGCTGCTCAGCCCCGTCACACTGATACGGTCCTGCTGCTCGATCTTCTCGTAATCCTTCGGGTCAGAGAAGGTCAACGCCAAGATCCCCTGCTTTTTCAAATTCGTTTCATGGATGCGTGCGAAACCTTTGACCAGCACGACTTTGACGTTCAAGAATCGCGGCGACATCGCCGCATGCTCACGGCTGCTGCCCTCGCCATAGTTCTCGTCACCTACCACGATTGAGCCGATTCCTTTCGCCTTGTAGGCCCGGGCAATCTGCGCGATGGTCAGGTTCGACTCGCCGGTGAGGACATTGGTCCCCTTGCCCGGCTCGGACGAAAACGCGTTATTGGCGCCCAGGAACATATTGTCGCTGATCTTGTCCAAGTGGCCGCGGAACTTCAGCCAGGGACCGGCCGGCGAAATATGGTCGGTGGTCGTCTTCCCCTTGGTCTTGATCAACAGCGGGAGCTTCTCGAAATCCTTCCCGTCCCAACGGGGGAAGGGCTGCAAGAGCTGCAAGCGCTCGCTGGTCGGCGGAATATCGACGGTGAGTCCATCGCCATTCTCGGCCGGCGCAACGAAGCCTTCTTCGCCCTTCGCGAAGCCCTTTGCTGGGAGCTCTTCACCTTGCGGCGGCTCCAGCTTGAATTCTTTCCCGTCCGCACCCTTGAGCGTGCCATTGACCGGATCGAAGCCCAAGTCACCGGAGAGCGCATAGGCCGTGACCACTTCGGGGCTGGCAAGGAACGACAAGGTTTCGTTGATGCCGTCGTTGCGGCCGGGGAAATTGCGATTGAACGAACTGACAATCGAGTCCGCCTTGCCCTTTACACCATCAGCGCGCTTCCACTGACCGATGCAGGGACCGCAGGAATTCGACAGGACGGTGCCGCCCATCTTCTCGAAGGTCTCCAGGAACCCGTCGCGCTTCATCGTGCGATAGATCCGCTCGGAGCCCGGCGACACGAGGAACGAGGCCTTCGCCTTCAGACCGGCCTTCATGCCCTGCTTGGCAATGTGCGCCGAC includes:
- a CDS encoding FAD-binding protein, which codes for MDIHALQQIVHKTRDARRKQTLPKFSPADRDQLIHKYHPDYRASAYRPIRFGPNIDEKTVVELATLLEGDSLIQDDVDLTPDYTTDVLVIGGGGAGCAAALHAHGAGAKVILATKLRLGDSNSVMAQGGMQISVAPEDSPVTHFLDTLKGGHMHNDHDLLKTMVDDGPAIAKWLIELGVLFDRQADGNLHVKKGGGSSKPRLLTCSDYTGLEIMRVLKDEVLNQKIQMLEFCAAVELLSDENGQCSGAIFKDLDNHRYVVVAAKSVILATGGIGRLHIQGFPTSNHYGATGDGLCLSYRMGAKLAHIDTFQYHPSGAVFPEQLVGQLVTEGIRSEGGHLVNAKGERFVNELDTRDVVSSSIIRECEEGRGIRTMSGRVGVWLDTPLLDVEHGPGTVEKHFPAMLMQFDRFGIDISKDPVLIYPTLHYQNGGVKIDTNSETNVKNLFVAGEASGGLHGRNRLMGNSLLDLMVFGKRSGLTAAGRAGSMKQGKLTVQHLQRFRADAKKHGNLSNVISPMVLPAYTRKES
- a CDS encoding NADP-dependent isocitrate dehydrogenase, with product MSTKADKIIYTKTDEAPMFATYSFLPIINAFSKAAGVSVELRDISLAGRILAVFPEYLTPEQKQPDALSELGELAKRPEANIIKLPNISASLPQIQGAIKELQSQGYKLPEYPENPKDDKEKDIKSRYDKVKGSAVNPVLREGNSDRRAPLSVKAHTRKHPHKMGAWSPDSKSHVSHMKGGDFFSNEKSMTTTAATDAKIEFVGQDGKTTVLKPKVALQAGEVVDATFMSVKALRTFLEEQIQDAAKQGVLFSLHMKATMMKVSDPKIFGHAVTVYYKDVFAKHGETLKKLGVDPDNGIGDLYAKIKALPEDQRKAIEADIQAVYKQRPPMAMVNSDKGITNLHVPSDIIIDASMPPVIRDSGKMWGPDGKAADAKCVIPDASYAPVYREVIDFCKKHGALDPKTMGSVPNVGLMAQAAEEYGSHDKTFKVPGNGTIRVVDATGKTLLEHQVEEGDIWRMCQVKDAPIRDWVKLAVTRARATGAPAIFWLNKDRAHDAQLITKVNQYLKEHDTNGLDIRIMTPADATRLSLERIKEGKDTISVTGNVLRDYLTDLFPILEIGTSAKMLSIVPLLNGGGLFETGAGGSAPKHVQQFQEEGYLRWDSLGEFLALAASLEHLAKVANNPAAKMLADTLDQANAKFLESNKSPARKVGEIDNRGSHFYLALYWAQALAQQTQDKNLAARFVKVAKEMTDNEAKIAGELIAAQGKPVDTGGYYHPDDAKSSKAMRPSATLNKIIDAIA
- a CDS encoding aconitate hydratase is translated as MSMDLAKKLYAKMPDVFAKARKKFGRGLTLADKILVSHADNFDTQTWERGKAMLALRPDRVAMQDATAQMAILQFMQANKKQAAVPSTIHCDHLIRAEMGSEKDLLRAMDENKEVYNFLASAAKKYGIGFWKPGAGIIHQVVLENYAFPGSLIIGTDSHTPNGGGLGGLAIGVGGADAGEVMAGLPWEVLHPKLIGIRLTGKLSGWASPKDVILYLCGLLTVKGGTNKIVEYFGPGAETISATGKGTICNMGAELGATTSVFPFDQKMVAYLNITDRADLANLAMANKELLVADPEVSQSPEKYYDQIVEVDLSKLEPHVVGPHTPDLARPISKMAAEAKEKGYPIEVKAALIGSCTNSSYEDISRSAHIAKQGMKAGLKAKASFLVSPGSERIYRTMKRDGFLETFEKMGGTVLSNSCGPCIGQWKRADGVKGKADSIVSSFNRNFPGRNDGINETLSFLASPEVVTAYALSGDLGFDPVNGTLKGADGKEFKLEPPQGEELPAKGFAKGEEGFVAPAENGDGLTVDIPPTSERLQLLQPFPRWDGKDFEKLPLLIKTKGKTTTDHISPAGPWLKFRGHLDKISDNMFLGANNAFSSEPGKGTNVLTGESNLTIAQIARAYKAKGIGSIVVGDENYGEGSSREHAAMSPRFLNVKVVLVKGFARIHETNLKKQGILALTFSDPKDYEKIEQQDRISVTGLSSLAPGKPVQVTIHKTDGKALTIQANHSITEQQIAWFKAGSALNALN
- a CDS encoding 2Fe-2S iron-sulfur cluster-binding protein, with the protein product MAQEDSNVIDQPEVMKPRMVSIEISGKKYEVPGGITVIKALWYTGQEVVRGAGCLGGFCGACATYYRTKDDPKVRTCLACQMAVQDGMSFTIMPPFPARKATYDIQTLKDPKQDLFNLYPEAPLCRNCNACTEACPQKIDVREGVWKAVFGDFKSVSEMFMDCVMCGMCTPVCIADIAPNLVALYVSRAQGAHFTEKAQGLETRIKEIQDGRFNDEWKKVLAMSEKELADHCATVK